From Halobacteriovorax sp. GB3, a single genomic window includes:
- the ggt gene encoding gamma-glutamyltransferase, translating into MKKIVFISMLALGCSHMEAPLEKEVLLVNPGKGQKRQDHEAQSKKFMITTQGVYATKAAEKMFELGGNIADAAAAASFVISVERPQSTGIGGGGFLLYFDAVKNKDSNPWAYDFREKAPLLAHNKMFLNQKGEEIKGKSLDGIFAAGVPGLVAGIVDFQKEHGKLDLSKVIAPAIELAQNGFIIYPELAKALKYREDVLCRFKASRKIFCHKNRKALKEGERLVQKDLAKTLKIISKKGRDGFYKGYIANQIIKENRRLGGLMQQNDLDQYDVKLRRPVMGSYKDYEIYSMSPPSSGGAHVVQILNILENDDLKYYGVHHPKTIHLTATAMQLAFVDRAKYMGDSDFVSVPLTGLTSKKYAKDLRFSIPESKALNKMWAGNLNPFLYQSLKVKNEHKETTHFTIMDDQGNVVSSTQTINGYFGSGVVVPGTGILLNNEMDDFATKPGAKNLFGAVGSDKNLVEPQKRPLSSMSPTIVFKDKKPILALGTPSGTRILTCVAQTILNYIEHDLSLYDSVHALRYHHQWMPDEIRFEEVSLPKRTSDKLKRMEHQLNFKNFGCRIQAVAKEGEFLKGVSDARGRGFARGL; encoded by the coding sequence ATGAAGAAAATAGTTTTTATTTCCATGTTGGCACTTGGTTGCTCACATATGGAGGCACCTTTAGAAAAGGAAGTGCTTCTGGTAAACCCTGGTAAGGGGCAAAAGAGACAAGATCACGAAGCTCAATCTAAGAAGTTCATGATCACAACTCAGGGTGTTTACGCCACGAAGGCCGCTGAAAAGATGTTTGAGCTAGGTGGAAATATCGCCGATGCTGCAGCTGCGGCTTCCTTTGTCATATCAGTAGAAAGACCTCAGTCAACGGGAATTGGTGGAGGAGGCTTTCTTCTCTATTTTGATGCTGTTAAGAATAAAGATTCCAATCCTTGGGCCTATGACTTTAGAGAGAAGGCACCTCTTTTAGCGCATAATAAAATGTTCCTAAACCAAAAGGGAGAAGAGATTAAGGGGAAATCTCTCGATGGCATTTTTGCTGCCGGTGTACCTGGTCTTGTCGCTGGAATTGTTGATTTTCAAAAAGAGCACGGGAAGCTAGATTTATCAAAAGTTATTGCTCCGGCCATTGAGTTAGCTCAAAATGGATTCATCATTTATCCAGAGTTGGCAAAGGCACTCAAGTATCGTGAAGATGTTCTCTGTCGATTTAAGGCATCAAGAAAAATTTTCTGTCACAAAAATAGAAAGGCATTAAAAGAAGGTGAGAGGCTTGTCCAAAAGGATCTTGCAAAGACATTGAAAATTATCTCTAAAAAGGGAAGAGATGGTTTTTATAAAGGTTATATTGCTAATCAGATCATTAAAGAAAACAGAAGACTTGGTGGTCTTATGCAACAGAATGATCTTGATCAATATGATGTAAAACTTAGAAGACCTGTTATGGGGAGTTATAAGGATTACGAAATCTATTCAATGTCTCCTCCTAGTTCTGGTGGTGCCCACGTTGTTCAAATTTTAAATATTTTAGAAAATGATGACTTAAAATATTATGGAGTTCATCATCCAAAAACAATTCACCTCACTGCTACTGCTATGCAGTTGGCCTTTGTTGATAGGGCCAAGTATATGGGCGATAGTGATTTTGTTAGTGTCCCTCTCACTGGTTTAACTTCTAAGAAATATGCAAAGGACCTTCGTTTTTCAATCCCTGAGTCAAAGGCACTCAATAAGATGTGGGCAGGAAATTTAAATCCTTTTCTCTATCAATCGCTAAAAGTAAAAAATGAGCACAAAGAGACAACACATTTTACAATTATGGATGATCAAGGAAATGTCGTTAGTTCTACTCAAACGATTAATGGTTACTTTGGTTCAGGAGTTGTTGTTCCAGGAACGGGAATCTTGTTGAATAATGAAATGGATGACTTTGCAACAAAGCCAGGTGCAAAGAACCTCTTTGGAGCCGTTGGTTCAGATAAAAACCTTGTTGAACCACAGAAGAGACCACTAAGTTCAATGTCTCCTACGATTGTCTTTAAAGATAAAAAGCCTATTCTTGCTCTTGGAACTCCATCCGGTACAAGAATTCTAACTTGTGTTGCTCAAACCATTCTTAACTACATTGAGCACGATCTTTCTCTTTATGATTCTGTTCATGCTCTACGCTATCATCATCAGTGGATGCCAGATGAGATTCGCTTTGAGGAGGTCTCACTTCCAAAGAGAACGAGCGATAAGCTCAAGAGAATGGAGCATCAGTTAAACTTTAAAAATTTTGGTTGTCGTATTCAGGCCGTTGCCAAGGAAGGAGAGTTCTTAAAAGGAGTCTCCGATGCCAGGGGGCGTGGATTTGCTCGCGGACTTTAA
- the pstS gene encoding phosphate ABC transporter substrate-binding protein PstS, which translates to MKNVVLTILMLCGLSAHAITKINGAGASFPYPIYSKWFSEYSKLNKDVQFDYQAIGSGGGIRQLIKQTVDFGASDAPMKDKDIKKAAWPVKHIPTVLGAVAIAYNLKGITRSIKLDGETLSAIFLGQITKWNDEKIQTLNKGLKLPAKDILVVRRADGSGTTAIFSDYLSTVSKNWEDKVGRGKSLRWPTGIGAKGNSGVTGAVKQNDGAIGYIELAYAIKNKLSVVSLKNKAGEYKLPTVQGVSLAAQNVDASKGLTTSIVDASGKGVYPIAAFTYILLPVHQGENLKFVKEFLNWALTKGQNYAPALHYAPLPNKFAKEVLKQIK; encoded by the coding sequence ATGAAAAATGTTGTTCTAACAATTCTCATGCTTTGTGGCCTAAGTGCTCATGCGATTACAAAAATTAATGGTGCGGGAGCTTCATTTCCCTACCCAATTTACTCAAAGTGGTTCAGTGAATACTCAAAATTAAATAAAGATGTTCAATTTGATTACCAGGCCATTGGATCTGGTGGCGGAATCAGACAACTCATTAAGCAGACAGTAGACTTTGGCGCCAGCGATGCTCCTATGAAAGATAAAGATATTAAAAAAGCCGCTTGGCCAGTTAAGCATATTCCAACTGTTCTTGGTGCCGTTGCGATTGCCTACAATCTCAAAGGAATCACAAGAAGTATCAAGCTAGATGGAGAAACTCTTTCAGCAATCTTCTTAGGTCAAATTACAAAGTGGAATGACGAAAAAATTCAAACTCTAAACAAGGGGCTTAAGCTTCCTGCAAAAGATATCCTCGTTGTTCGTCGTGCTGATGGTTCTGGTACCACAGCGATTTTCTCTGACTACCTTTCAACAGTTAGTAAGAACTGGGAAGATAAAGTAGGAAGAGGAAAGTCTCTTCGCTGGCCTACAGGAATTGGAGCGAAAGGAAATAGTGGTGTAACAGGAGCTGTAAAACAGAACGATGGGGCTATTGGTTATATCGAGCTAGCTTACGCTATTAAGAACAAGCTCTCAGTTGTTTCTCTTAAAAATAAAGCTGGAGAATATAAGTTGCCAACAGTTCAAGGTGTATCTCTTGCGGCCCAAAATGTTGATGCCTCAAAAGGACTAACAACTTCAATTGTAGATGCTTCAGGTAAGGGAGTTTACCCGATCGCAGCTTTTACATATATTCTCCTTCCTGTTCACCAGGGAGAGAACCTTAAATTTGTTAAGGAATTCTTAAATTGGGCCCTAACTAAAGGCCAAAATTATGCGCCAGCACTTCACTATGCTCCGCTTCCTAACAAATTTGCAAAAGAGGTTTTAAAGCAGATAAAATAG